In a single window of the Cupriavidus basilensis genome:
- a CDS encoding LysR family transcriptional regulator, whose amino-acid sequence MTPFRGKLRTRHLEIILSVAELGNLSKAAEQLHMTQSGLSRAVAEVEEIVAGKLFERSAKGMVATALGAAMCRHAALLLSDFHKAEADLGAIARGDLGNMILGCFSMFSRWPLAEAILLFRQANPRVEITVEVGSHEALIEKLDAGAIDLLISRAPRSQSAETYRTAALVHDSIVLACAPDHPLARQDVDIATCVQYPWISAPPGSILREMLVHEIRETGLPAPEIVGALSLELGRELMSHGHFLWQLPESVARFMAARGEVCILPLSFNLSLGPLSAIWRRERTSTRQTRSFILSLRRVVESSWDAGSH is encoded by the coding sequence ATGACCCCATTTCGCGGAAAGCTTCGGACGCGCCATCTGGAGATCATTCTCTCCGTCGCGGAACTTGGGAACCTGTCCAAGGCCGCCGAGCAATTGCACATGACGCAGTCCGGGCTCTCGCGGGCGGTTGCCGAGGTCGAGGAGATCGTTGCCGGGAAGCTGTTCGAGCGATCCGCGAAGGGCATGGTGGCCACCGCGCTCGGGGCCGCCATGTGCCGCCATGCGGCCTTGCTCCTGAGCGACTTCCACAAGGCCGAGGCGGATCTGGGTGCCATCGCCAGGGGCGATCTCGGCAACATGATCCTGGGCTGCTTCTCGATGTTCAGCCGGTGGCCGCTGGCGGAGGCCATTCTCCTGTTCCGCCAGGCGAATCCGCGCGTGGAGATCACGGTGGAAGTCGGATCGCACGAGGCCTTGATCGAGAAACTGGATGCGGGCGCGATCGACCTGCTCATCAGCCGCGCCCCGAGAAGCCAAAGCGCGGAAACCTACCGGACCGCCGCGCTGGTGCATGACAGCATCGTGCTTGCGTGCGCACCGGATCATCCGCTGGCCAGGCAGGATGTCGATATCGCGACGTGCGTCCAGTACCCCTGGATCTCCGCGCCACCGGGAAGCATCCTGCGGGAAATGCTGGTGCATGAAATCCGGGAAACCGGTCTCCCGGCGCCGGAAATCGTGGGCGCGCTCTCGCTGGAACTAGGGCGCGAACTGATGTCGCACGGCCACTTTCTGTGGCAGCTCCCCGAAAGCGTTGCGCGCTTCATGGCCGCGCGCGGCGAGGTTTGCATCCTTCCGCTGTCGTTCAACCTTAGTCTTGGTCCGCTATCGGCCATCTGGCGGCGCGAGCGGACCAGCACGCGGCAGACGCGCAGCTTTATCCTCAGCCTGCGGCGCGTCGTCGAATCCTCCTGGGACGCAGGCAGCCACTGA